One Eurosta solidaginis isolate ZX-2024a chromosome 5, ASM4086904v1, whole genome shotgun sequence DNA segment encodes these proteins:
- the LOC137233728 gene encoding calponin homology domain-containing protein DDB_G0272472, producing MITGAEGRQTHTLLDLKKQQWAKEREEIARMDELISSSHHHQHATIASSHHHQIERTSIRTYYSNMDVSQMQMKNHQRNARQQQFRQQHQYQQPRQPYAPDLLARYPQHNPNPYAVPLPQSAMMHQQQQQQQHTLRHGNGYDYEHQRYIDVIDDGLDMAEDYEDNDMCTSYQRRGKAPPMRRASFMPRGPGRRNHTTSMMSQIPGQRQYTYDELAMPGAGLQTAKGRMQNAIPVLAQQPEMRIRSPSLPLIHHQDYTIYKQQQQQQQVAVSAKASQKMPPHTNQLSAAGGDGGGIPVGAPSNVAHRFNNQNNPGNPGCQEEDTSGYRSDSPKNAHTPEIWYNDGASMQGSSRTTNSGAGGADSNSVGVVPTGITSDSMGDGLNLNTDGDARCEKNAIAGQQLDKDRRVQKQSRSYVSDELQQQQQQRQDLNSTYNMPRSYNSGLEDSCHGSYYIAPPSPSNISTRDISTSNTYQVHPSDQTVFYPNSIGTQHFPDTDHERAKWSNYNNNNNTNNSLIQNEYTLKQSNGPNWLNRSQHELKDSEDDTQSMQSSYLRGQNAPVDPNIMAERIDKRRKATEYHNAIKQQLLEREMLRKWEMERSKQEEMLEEERLRRQNQVEQERLEWERRQQMKREEMQKKKHQTMLDAIAKAEEAAKQEKQRKRKQRVAIMERDQKREVEQTERELNEKVIEEVTKANEVKVKNCSKKTTYKRNESVNHSGEKAEIIKKPEVKSKTENQRKVAVVHSENVEESNKASKISERKTKENTDIPTQAMKIEKSNFNDRNRQNTKVKEVEGGEVADENQKVLIGSPINLRRNISKKTVTADGFNKDIKKPHILGLQENVAVIMQPATLIPLPVTSDISGLQNAIGNLQIATYWMQQQLKPSATASTMDLSTKATGDCTERTITSVSTEEGYQIESVVEEQEQSIEKACPDRKATDNAAKLEAAEDESKQKELALMPLKITPALTDQFLKNEQEHQDVETQTELPLNCDLCLFHENFYKVLLKRELSTTTTTTQTSNSKTKPDKEADKDQETTTTITTTTTTTFKAKAKDKDSDKYKDKDKEQEKDKDKERDRNKRNHKDGDGPNNASSIISIHNNHNNNKVDDRPKWGVNRPVVQYVKASERDPFYLRNKKKHSHINNHHQNGKAPRSQSLDARLDNGNAEAGDDETLRGADSACEDDDVSNAEEGFLLKTRNVCTEILPIKTDEKGRIFLNFREASAIMNEDEIKNKLRQRYFNFSRILPRRSWASATQQNLQFRAVAATAMAAEPTAHLADD from the exons ATGATAACTGGCGCTGAGGGCAGGCAGACGCATACTTTATTGGATTTGAAAAAACAACAATGGGCCAAAGAACGTG AAGAAATCGCACGCATGGACGAGCTCATCTCTTCTTCTCACCATCATCAGCACGCGACAATAGCGTCATCGCACCATCACCAAATCGAACGCACCTCCATACGCACGTACTACTCAAATATGGATGTTAGTCAAATGCAAATGAAAAATCATCAACGCAACGCACGACAGCAACAATTTCGACAACAACATCAATATCAACAACCAAGACAGCCCTATGCACCGGATTTACTTGCACGCTATCCGCAACATAATCCGAATCCTTATGCTGTACCGTTACCACAAAGTGCGATGAtgcatcagcaacaacaacaacagcaacatacgCTCCGTCATGGAAATGGCTATGATTATGAGCACCAACGTTATATTGATGTTATTGATGATGGACTAGATATGGCTGAGGATTATGAAGATAACGATATGTGTACTAGCTATCAACGACGTGGGAAAGCACCACCTATGCGACGCGCCTCTTTTATGCCACGCGGTCCAGGACGTCGTAATCATACAACTAGTATGATGTCACAAATTCCAGGACAACGTCAATATACTTACGATGAGTTGGCAATGCCTGGTGCTGGCCTTCAAACAGCCAAAGGTCGCATGCAAAATGCAATTCCTGTGTTAGCACAACAACCAGAAATGCGCATACGTAGCCCAAGTTTACCGCTTATACATCACCAGGACTACACGATATataagcaacagcaacaacaacagcaggttGCAGTGTCAGCAAAAGCTTCACAAAAAATGCCACCACATACGAACCAATTATCGGCAGCAGGTGGAGATGGTGGTGGCATTCCTGTGGGTGCACCTAGCAACGTAGCGCATCGATTTAACAATCAAAACAATCCAGGTAATCCTGGTTGTCAGGAAGAAGATACATCGGGCTATAGAAGCGATTCGCCAAAAAATGCTCACACTCCCGAAATTTGGTATAATGATGGCGCTAGTATGCAAGGTAGCAGCAGAACGACTAACAGTGGTGCTGGCGGTGCTGATAGTAACAGTGTGGGTGTAGTGCCCACAGGAATTACTAGTGACAGTATGGGTGATGGTTTGAATCTAAATACTGATGGTGATGCAAGatgtgaaaaaaatgcaatagcAGGTCAACAACTTGATAAAGATCGAAGGGTACAAAAACAATCGCGAAGTTATGTAAGTGATGAgttgcagcagcagcaacaacaacggcAAGATTTAAATTCTACTTACAATATGCCACGCTCTTATAACAGTGGCTTAGAGGACAGTTGCCATGGCAG CTACTACATCGCACCTCCGAGTCCCTCGAACATTAGTACGCGTGACATTTCAACCTCTAATACATATCAAGTACATCCCAGCGACCAGACTGTCTTCTATCCCAACTCAATAGGAACACAGCATTTTCCTGACACAGACCACGAGCGTGCTAAGTggtctaattacaacaacaacaataatacgaATAATAGCCTTATTCAAAACGAATACACACTCAAACAGAGCAACGGTCCGAATTGGTTAAATCGTAGTCAACACGAACTAAAAGACAGCGAAGACGATACACAATCTATGCAGTCCTCTTATTTGCGTGGACAAAATGCACCCGTAGATCCGAACATAATGGCAGAACGCATTGATAAACGACGAAAGGCAACCGAATACCACAATGCTATCAAACAGCAATTGCTTGAACGCGAAATGTTGCGGAAATGGGAAATGGAACGTAGCAAGCAAGAAGAAATGTTGGAAGAGGAACGGCTACGTAGACAAAATCAGGTCGAGCAAGAGCGTTTAGAATGGGAGCGCCGACAGCAAATGAAACGAGAGGAAATGCAAAAGAAGAAACACCAAACAATGTTGGATGCCATAGCAAAGGCTGAAGAAGCGGCAAAGCAGGAGAAACAGCGTAAGCGTAAGCAACGTGTAGCAATAATGGAGAGAGATCAGAAGCGGGAGGTAGAGCAAACAGAGAGAGAACTTAATGAAAAAGTCATTGAAGAAGTAACTAAAGCGAATGAAGTTAAGGTAAAGAATTGTTCAAAAAAGACTACTTATAAAAGAAATGAATCGGTAAACCATAGCGGGGAGAAAgccgaaataattaaaaaacctgAAGTTAAAAGTAAAACTGAGAACCAGCGTAAAGTGGCTGTAGTGCACTCAGAAAATGTGGAAGAATCCAATAAGGCATCAAAAATTTCGGAACGGAAAACAAAGGAAAATACTGACATTCCGACTCAAGcaatgaaaattgaaaaatcaaatttCAATGACAGAAATAGGCAGAATACTAAAGTCAAAGAAGTGGAAGGAGGGGAGGTCGCAGACGAAAACCAAAAAGTACTTATCGGTTCACCAATTAATCTGCGTCGAAATATCAGTAAGAAAACTGTGACTGCCGATGGATTTAATAAAGACATAAAGAAGCCACATATTCTCGGATTACAAGAAAATGTTGCCGTTATAATGCAACCAGCCACTCTAATACCATTACCAGTTACCAGCGATATTTCTGGATTGCAAAATGCAATAGGAAACCTGCAAATCGCCACATATTGGATGCAACAGCAACTTAAGCCGAGCGCAACCGCCTCAACAATGGATCTCTCAACAAAAGCTACTGGCGATTGCACGGAACGCACAATTACTTCAGTTTCTACCGAGGAAGGCTATCAGATAGAAAGTGTTGTAGAGGAACAAGAACAGAGTATTGAAAAAGCGTGCCCAGATAGAAAAGCCACCGATAATGCAGCTAAGCTTGAAGCTGCCGAAGATGAGAGCAAACAAAAAGAGCTCGCGCTCATGCCATTAAAGATCACACCTGCACTGACTGATCAATTTCTCAAAAATGAGCAAGAACATCAGGATGTCGAGACACAAACTGAGCTACCACTAAATTGTGATCTTTGTTTATTTCATGAAAATTTCTATAAAGTGCTGTTAAAGCGCGAattatctacaacaacaacaacaacgcaaacTTCAAACAGCAAAACAAAACCAGACAAAGAGGCAGATAAAGATCAAGAGACTACAACTACCATCACAACCACTACAACAACCACATTCAAAGCAAAGGCCAAGGATAAAGATTCAGACAAGTacaaggataaggataaagaacaagaaaaggataaggataaagaacGTGATCGTAACAAACGCAATCACAAAGATGGTGACGGACCAAACAATGCCAGCAGCATTATAAGCATTCACAACAACCATAATAACAACAAAGTTGACGATCGTCCAAAATGGGGTGTCAATAGGCCCGTCGTGCAATATGTTAAAGCTAGTGAACGCGATCCTTTTTATTTACGTAACAAAAAAAAGCATTCACATATTAATAATCATCACCAAAATGGCAAGGCACCACGTTCACAATCGCTTGATGCTCGTTTAGATAATGGTAATGCTGAAGCAGGCGACGATGAGACGCTACGCGGTGCTGATAGCGCATGTGAAGATGATGATGTATCAAATGCGGAAGAGGGTTTCTTGTTGAAGACGCGTAATGTGTGTACTGAAATTTTGCCAATCAAGACAGATGAGAAAGGAaggatatttttaaattttcgtgaAGCAAGCGCCATCATGAATGAAGATGAAATCAAGAATAAATTGAGGCAACGTTATTTCAATTTTAGTCGCATTTTACCTCGACGTAGTTGGGCATCGGCCACACAACAAAATTTGCAATTTAGAGCTGTCGCTGCTACAGCAATGGCTGCAGAACCTACTGCACATTTAGCCGACGATTAA